The Aggregatilinea lenta genome includes a region encoding these proteins:
- a CDS encoding isoaspartyl peptidase/L-asparaginase, with product MKPTIMVHGGAWKIAEDSHAAHIEGTRAAAQTGWDILARGGSALDAVEAAVALMEDDPTFDAGIGSVLNRVGEIELDAMIMDGRTLALGAVAAVQGITNPVRLARLLMEDTDHSMLVGNGARRFAELKGMRLAAQAELTVSREVERFRELQKLPEYHLSDGFTPDPMDTVGAVAIDAAGNVAASTSTGGVHFKMPGRVGDSPLVGAGAYADNHSGAASASGHGESIMRVLLAKTATDAIERGMSVQAAADHAVRVLHERVSGYGGIILVDFRGQVAFAYNTPHMAVAWVDADGAIRARIKA from the coding sequence TTGAAGCCAACGATTATGGTTCACGGCGGCGCGTGGAAGATCGCGGAAGACAGCCACGCGGCGCACATCGAGGGCACGCGCGCGGCGGCGCAAACCGGATGGGATATCCTGGCGCGCGGCGGTTCGGCCCTTGACGCGGTCGAAGCGGCGGTCGCGCTGATGGAAGACGATCCCACCTTTGACGCGGGCATCGGCAGCGTGCTCAACCGCGTGGGCGAGATCGAACTGGATGCGATGATCATGGACGGGCGCACGCTGGCGCTGGGCGCGGTCGCCGCTGTGCAGGGCATCACCAACCCGGTGCGCCTCGCCCGCCTACTGATGGAAGACACCGACCACAGCATGCTCGTCGGCAACGGCGCGCGGCGCTTCGCGGAGCTGAAGGGCATGCGCCTCGCAGCCCAGGCCGAGCTGACCGTCTCGCGCGAAGTGGAGCGCTTCCGCGAGCTGCAAAAGCTGCCGGAATATCACCTCTCCGACGGTTTCACGCCCGACCCGATGGACACGGTCGGCGCGGTCGCCATCGACGCGGCGGGCAACGTGGCCGCCTCGACCTCGACCGGCGGGGTGCACTTCAAGATGCCGGGCCGCGTGGGCGATTCGCCGCTGGTGGGCGCGGGAGCCTATGCCGACAATCACTCCGGCGCAGCCTCAGCGAGCGGCCACGGCGAGAGCATCATGCGCGTGCTGCTGGCGAAAACCGCCACGGACGCCATCGAGCGCGGCATGAGCGTCCAGGCCGCCGCCGACCATGCCGTGCGTGTCCTGCACGAGCGTGTGAGCGGCTACGGCGGCATCATCCTGGTGGACTTTCGCGGGCAGGTCGCCTTCGCGTACAATACGCCTCACATGGCGGTGGCCTGGGTCGATGCGGACGGCGCGATCCGGGCGCGAATCAAAGCGTAG
- a CDS encoding cyclic 2,3-diphosphoglycerate synthase, which yields MLKTRVLIMGAAGRDFHNFNVFYRDNDQYDVVAFTATQIPDIEGRTYPAELSGSLYPEGIPIYAESELDRLIRKHNVDEVVFSYSDVSHETVMHKASQTLAAGADFKLLGPNHSMLKSSKPIVSVCAVRTGSGKSQTTRAVSDALRGLGYTVVVVRHPMPYGDLAEQAVQRFGSYEDLDKNKVTIEEREEYEPHLDRGTVVYAGVDYEKILRAAEQEADIVLWDGGNNDFPFFRPDLSIVVVDPLRPGHEFRYHPGETNLRMADVIVINKIDSAPPEGLVEVRQSIRQYNPAATVVEAASPIFVDDPAAIRGKKVLVVEDGPTLTHGEMSYGAGVVAAQRFGAAGLVDPRPYAVKSIIETFEKYPATGTLLPAMGYGESQQDDLEETIRNTPADMVLIATPIDLTRVIRIDKPHQRVRYELQEIGQPTLASLLKSKFGAKER from the coding sequence ATGTTGAAAACACGTGTTTTGATTATGGGAGCCGCTGGGCGCGACTTCCATAATTTCAACGTCTTTTATCGTGACAACGACCAGTACGACGTCGTGGCGTTCACTGCGACGCAGATCCCGGACATCGAGGGGCGCACCTACCCCGCCGAGCTTTCCGGGTCGCTCTACCCCGAAGGCATCCCGATTTACGCCGAATCGGAACTGGACCGGCTGATCCGCAAGCACAACGTAGACGAGGTTGTGTTCTCGTACTCGGACGTATCGCACGAGACGGTCATGCACAAGGCCAGCCAGACGTTGGCGGCAGGGGCGGACTTTAAGCTGCTCGGCCCGAATCACAGCATGCTCAAGAGCAGCAAGCCGATCGTGTCCGTCTGCGCCGTGCGGACCGGCTCCGGCAAGAGCCAGACTACCCGCGCCGTCAGCGATGCACTGCGCGGCCTGGGCTACACGGTCGTCGTGGTGCGCCACCCGATGCCTTACGGCGATCTGGCCGAGCAGGCCGTCCAGCGCTTCGGCAGCTACGAAGACCTGGACAAGAACAAGGTGACCATCGAGGAGCGCGAGGAATACGAGCCGCATCTCGACCGTGGCACGGTGGTATACGCGGGTGTTGACTATGAGAAAATTCTGCGTGCCGCCGAACAAGAAGCGGACATCGTGCTGTGGGACGGCGGCAACAACGACTTCCCGTTCTTCCGCCCCGACCTCTCGATCGTGGTAGTCGATCCGCTGCGTCCCGGCCATGAGTTCCGCTATCACCCCGGCGAGACGAATCTGCGCATGGCCGACGTAATCGTGATCAACAAGATCGACTCCGCCCCACCGGAAGGGTTGGTCGAGGTGCGCCAGAGCATTCGCCAATATAACCCGGCGGCGACCGTCGTCGAGGCGGCATCTCCGATCTTCGTGGACGACCCGGCGGCGATTCGCGGCAAGAAGGTACTGGTCGTGGAAGACGGGCCAACCCTCACCCACGGCGAGATGTCGTACGGGGCGGGCGTCGTCGCGGCGCAGCGCTTCGGCGCAGCCGGGCTGGTCGACCCGCGCCCGTATGCGGTCAAGAGCATCATCGAGACGTTCGAGAAGTACCCGGCCACCGGAACCCTGCTGCCCGCGATGGGCTACGGTGAAAGCCAGCAAGACGACCTGGAAGAGACGATCCGTAACACGCCCGCCGACATGGTGCTGATCGCCACACCGATCGACCTCACGCGCGTGATCCGCATCGACAAGCCGCACCAACGCGTGCGCTACGAGCTTCAGGAAATCGGCCAGCCCACGCTGGCGAGCCTGCTCAAGTCGAAGTTTGGCGCCAAAGAACGCTGA
- the tatC gene encoding twin-arginine translocase subunit TatC produces the protein MSQHPVSQPQNKPERYKTWTAIRGEADETPQTLMEHLNELRIRLFRAIAALVIGVLASAVFTSSILKYLITPYGSELKVLGPTESVVMYFRVALLSGAILAIPYITLQLFLFIAPGLSRKEKRWIYMALPATTGLFLVGVAFAWFIMVPSALGFLRDFESGVFEADWTAERYIAFITSLLFWIGVAFEMPVVVFVLARLGILGPRPLIHNWRFAIVLITIAAALITPTVDPFNMLLVIAPLLALYIVSIGLAALAYPRSLRE, from the coding sequence ATGTCACAACACCCTGTTTCCCAGCCGCAAAACAAACCCGAACGCTATAAAACCTGGACCGCTATCCGTGGCGAAGCGGACGAAACGCCGCAGACGCTGATGGAGCACCTGAACGAGCTGCGTATCCGGCTCTTCAGGGCGATTGCGGCGCTGGTCATCGGCGTGTTGGCATCCGCCGTGTTCACCAGCTCGATCCTCAAGTACCTGATCACGCCCTACGGCTCGGAGCTGAAGGTCCTCGGCCCCACGGAAAGCGTGGTGATGTACTTCCGCGTCGCACTGCTGTCCGGCGCGATTCTGGCGATCCCGTACATCACGCTGCAATTGTTCCTGTTCATCGCGCCAGGGCTGTCCCGCAAAGAAAAGCGCTGGATTTATATGGCCCTGCCTGCCACCACCGGCCTGTTCCTGGTCGGCGTGGCGTTCGCGTGGTTTATTATGGTCCCGTCCGCCCTCGGCTTCCTGCGCGACTTCGAAAGCGGCGTTTTCGAAGCCGACTGGACCGCCGAGCGATATATTGCTTTTATTACATCCCTGTTGTTCTGGATCGGGGTCGCGTTCGAGATGCCGGTCGTCGTGTTTGTGCTGGCACGCCTGGGCATCCTGGGGCCGCGCCCCTTGATCCATAACTGGCGGTTCGCCATTGTGCTCATCACGATTGCCGCGGCGCTCATCACGCCGACAGTTGATCCGTTCAACATGCTGCTGGTCATCGCCCCGCTGCTCGCGCTGTACATCGTGAGCATCGGACTGGCTGCCCTGGCCTATCCGCGCTCCCTGCGCGAATAG
- the nusB gene encoding transcription antitermination factor NusB — MLNQDYRHVARSVALQVLYELDSTRHAVEDVLSEHLTPHREQPELRLFTNRLVEGVLANKKELDAVIHRYAPEWPLEQIALIDRNILRMAVYEMTIDRSAPLKVAINEAVELAKTFGTESTPRFINGVLGSLAARTSGPAPSPDEQPVSSPGDPDQPE; from the coding sequence GTGCTAAACCAAGACTATAGACATGTCGCACGCAGCGTTGCGCTGCAGGTTCTCTACGAGTTGGACTCCACCCGGCACGCGGTTGAGGACGTGCTGTCCGAGCACCTGACGCCGCACCGCGAGCAGCCGGAGCTGAGGCTTTTCACCAACCGGCTGGTCGAAGGGGTGCTCGCCAACAAAAAGGAGTTGGACGCCGTCATCCACCGCTACGCGCCGGAATGGCCGCTGGAGCAAATCGCGCTCATCGACCGCAACATCCTGCGCATGGCCGTCTACGAAATGACCATCGACCGCTCCGCGCCACTCAAAGTGGCGATCAACGAGGCGGTCGAGTTGGCGAAGACCTTCGGCACGGAAAGCACGCCGCGCTTCATCAACGGTGTGTTGGGTTCATTGGCCGCCCGCACCTCCGGCCCAGCCCCATCTCCTGACGAACAACCCGTCTCTTCCCCCGGCGATCCCGACCAGCCGGAATAG
- a CDS encoding Asp23/Gls24 family envelope stress response protein, with the protein MVSPRHPNDTVTIAPGVLLTIARLASLEVPGVVRMGNTPGGVDRLFRRVPAANGVQLAIDNSTVTAHLYVVADATVNLRDMCLSIQKSVARSIREILGMKVESVNVHVEDVHFAHLEDKGDE; encoded by the coding sequence ATGGTCAGCCCTCGGCATCCGAATGATACGGTCACCATCGCGCCCGGCGTGCTGCTCACGATCGCGCGCCTGGCGTCGCTCGAAGTTCCGGGCGTCGTGCGGATGGGCAACACGCCCGGCGGTGTCGATCGCTTGTTCCGGCGTGTGCCTGCCGCCAACGGCGTGCAGCTCGCCATTGACAACAGCACGGTCACCGCGCACCTGTACGTCGTCGCCGACGCTACGGTAAACCTGCGCGACATGTGTCTGAGCATCCAAAAGTCCGTGGCGCGCTCTATCCGCGAAATCCTCGGCATGAAGGTTGAATCGGTCAACGTGCACGTCGAGGACGTCCACTTTGCACACCTGGAAGATAAGGGCGACGAGTAG
- the fabG gene encoding 3-oxoacyl-[acyl-carrier-protein] reductase has translation MDLSGRIALVTGSGQGIGHEVALELAKLGAKVVTNDISGCCADDTLEEVRELGSDGLAITADVSDAAQVDAMIKSVLEAYGKLDILVNNAGTTRDNLMMRMPEDDWDLILRVNLKSAWLCSKAAIRPMMRGRYGRIINMSSVSGIAGQAGQTNYSASKAGIIGMTKALAREVASRGITVNAVAPGFIQTKLTENLPQDILDTLVNSIPLGRWGSVEDVAHAVAFLASDEASYITGHVLSVDGGLVMG, from the coding sequence ATGGATCTCAGCGGTCGTATCGCGTTGGTCACCGGCAGCGGACAGGGAATCGGCCACGAGGTCGCTCTGGAGCTGGCGAAACTGGGCGCGAAAGTGGTTACCAACGACATCTCCGGCTGCTGCGCCGACGATACGCTGGAAGAAGTCCGCGAGCTGGGCAGCGATGGGCTGGCTATCACCGCCGACGTCAGTGACGCCGCGCAGGTGGACGCCATGATCAAATCGGTCCTGGAGGCGTACGGCAAGCTCGACATCCTGGTCAACAACGCGGGCACCACGCGCGACAACCTGATGATGCGCATGCCCGAAGACGACTGGGATCTCATCTTGCGCGTCAACCTCAAGAGCGCGTGGCTGTGCTCGAAGGCCGCCATCCGCCCCATGATGCGCGGACGCTATGGCCGCATCATCAACATGTCGAGCGTCAGCGGGATCGCCGGGCAGGCCGGGCAGACCAACTACAGCGCCAGCAAGGCGGGCATCATCGGCATGACCAAAGCCCTCGCACGCGAAGTCGCCTCGCGTGGGATCACGGTCAACGCCGTCGCGCCGGGCTTCATCCAAACCAAGCTCACCGAAAACCTGCCGCAAGACATTCTGGACACGTTGGTCAACAGCATCCCACTGGGCCGCTGGGGATCGGTTGAAGACGTCGCGCACGCCGTGGCGTTCCTGGCCTCTGACGAAGCGAGCTACATCACCGGGCACGTTCTGTCAGTAGACGGCGGACTGGTGATGGGGTAA
- a CDS encoding MaoC family dehydratase, which yields MSVQVGAKASCTKTFSDDDVRQFAHITGDENPVHLDENFAANSRFGRRIVHGILTVGLISKLLGNDLPGPGTLYMGQTLKFKAPVFIGDTVTATVEVIKIRADRGIVTLDTTCVNQDGTVVLEGEAVVMLPPDDESGGESVS from the coding sequence ATGAGCGTTCAGGTTGGAGCGAAGGCAAGCTGCACGAAGACGTTCAGCGACGACGATGTACGCCAGTTCGCGCACATCACCGGCGACGAGAACCCGGTGCACCTGGATGAGAACTTCGCGGCGAACTCGCGTTTCGGGCGGCGCATCGTGCACGGCATCCTGACCGTCGGGCTGATCTCGAAGCTGCTTGGCAACGACTTGCCGGGGCCCGGCACGCTCTATATGGGCCAGACGCTCAAGTTCAAAGCACCCGTGTTCATCGGTGACACCGTCACGGCCACGGTCGAGGTGATCAAGATCCGCGCCGACCGTGGCATCGTTACGCTCGACACCACCTGCGTCAACCAGGACGGGACCGTCGTGCTGGAGGGCGAAGCGGTCGTCATGCTGCCGCCAGACGACGAGTCAGGCGGCGAGTCCGTTTCTTGA
- the pyrF gene encoding orotidine-5'-phosphate decarboxylase, which produces MTTFFQRLRTAQQQRDSWLCVGLDPTANRMPDGVDLTTFGKKIVDATAPYACAYKMNLAFYLAYGPEGMQALQAITTHVADEIPVILDAKFGDIDYTAVHYARAAFDVLGADAVTVSPYVGMDAVKPLLDYKDKGVFVLVRSANTTSNDFQLWPSEQSPLFRYVTAQLNTLADKHPEQIGITVGATQPRDLTRLRCWAPTLPFLIPGLGEQEGDFSLSVEHGTTVTGIGPTINVGRTIIYASSDSDFDRVAATTARDWVDQIRRERDKLLA; this is translated from the coding sequence ATGACTACCTTCTTTCAACGACTCCGCACGGCCCAGCAGCAGCGGGATTCGTGGTTGTGCGTCGGCCTCGATCCGACTGCCAACCGCATGCCCGATGGCGTTGACCTCACGACATTTGGGAAGAAGATTGTGGACGCGACGGCGCCGTATGCCTGCGCGTATAAAATGAATCTGGCGTTTTACCTTGCATATGGCCCGGAAGGCATGCAGGCGCTGCAAGCCATCACTACACACGTTGCCGACGAGATCCCGGTCATTCTGGACGCGAAGTTCGGCGACATCGACTACACGGCGGTGCACTATGCGCGCGCGGCGTTCGACGTGCTGGGCGCGGATGCGGTGACGGTCAGCCCGTATGTGGGCATGGATGCGGTCAAGCCGCTGCTGGATTATAAGGACAAAGGCGTGTTCGTCCTGGTACGCTCGGCTAACACGACCAGCAACGACTTTCAGTTGTGGCCCAGCGAACAGTCGCCGTTGTTCCGCTACGTGACCGCACAGCTCAATACGCTGGCGGACAAGCATCCGGAGCAGATCGGTATCACGGTGGGCGCGACACAGCCGCGTGACCTGACGCGCCTGCGCTGCTGGGCGCCGACACTGCCGTTCCTGATCCCCGGCCTGGGCGAGCAGGAAGGTGACTTTTCGCTGTCGGTCGAGCACGGGACGACGGTCACCGGGATTGGCCCGACGATCAACGTGGGGCGCACGATCATCTATGCCAGCTCCGACAGTGACTTCGATCGTGTTGCGGCGACCACGGCGCGCGACTGGGTTGACCAGATTCGCAGGGAGCGCGACAAACTGCTGGCCTGA